In Streptomyces sp. NBC_01381, a genomic segment contains:
- a CDS encoding TerD family protein, whose amino-acid sequence MTAELVRGQNHPLPGTRLEIRVSVGKPIVAGVTLSDEQGKVRGTDWVAHPGSPALPGLEVPKQAAAEHRLAVDLDAVPEAVHRVNVLLALPVGVGGPVSFAALAAPFVAVTGLDGSQVASYTITDLDAESAVVALELYRRQDAWKVRAVGQGYAGGLADMLTDQGLPGAHELAGTINEAVAQGLARSVAAPPPRPSDEARVRTTGQPSPGPGSPGPDGAAAGRPDPATHQPGDAGAGTTGAGTTGGGPVNYTHPGRQTTTPPPPPPTAAPAEPGRPAQPVAGDATGWSMEERLYNQVWGMFEDLARTMAAYRSAVDFADSRMEQELDKVLSDPRSRIGNTGDAAREAARAKHGLLVDQARAALDRDLGQLAAESEVVEPALPAPYAGWDSPVWHGYRVPMEIPMALRLGDLHLPERPDLRIPMLVRLPLERGLWIDSGRSSGTDSLADADQLRRLAMDSAVAHAARLLAAYPPNEFSVHVIDAAGTAAGALAPLVTSGVLAEPPASGAAGVSAVLAKLTQRVDLVQMAIRAGAADALPPDLDTAEQLLIVNDFPHGFDDRAVTQLRYLADEGPAVGVHLMMVADREDAAEYGPLLDPLWRALLRVTPVADDHLADPWVGHAWTYEPPMAPPGSQVVQQVLNQVGQARRTGGR is encoded by the coding sequence ATGACGGCCGAGCTGGTCCGGGGGCAGAACCACCCGCTTCCCGGGACCCGACTGGAGATCCGCGTCTCGGTCGGCAAGCCGATCGTGGCCGGGGTCACGCTCAGCGACGAGCAGGGCAAGGTGCGCGGCACGGACTGGGTGGCCCATCCGGGCTCGCCCGCCCTGCCCGGGCTCGAAGTGCCCAAGCAGGCAGCCGCCGAGCATCGCCTCGCGGTGGACCTGGACGCCGTGCCGGAGGCCGTGCACCGGGTCAACGTCCTGCTCGCGCTGCCCGTGGGCGTCGGGGGCCCGGTCAGCTTCGCCGCCCTCGCCGCCCCCTTCGTCGCCGTCACCGGACTCGACGGCTCCCAGGTCGCCAGCTACACGATCACCGATCTGGACGCCGAGTCCGCCGTCGTCGCCCTTGAGCTCTACCGCAGGCAGGACGCCTGGAAGGTGCGCGCCGTCGGCCAGGGGTACGCAGGCGGCCTCGCCGACATGCTCACCGACCAGGGCCTGCCGGGGGCCCACGAGTTGGCGGGCACGATCAACGAGGCGGTGGCCCAGGGCCTGGCCCGTTCGGTCGCCGCACCGCCGCCCCGCCCCTCGGACGAGGCGCGCGTGCGGACCACGGGGCAGCCGTCCCCCGGTCCGGGATCGCCGGGTCCGGACGGCGCGGCCGCGGGCCGGCCCGACCCGGCCACGCACCAGCCGGGCGACGCGGGCGCAGGCACGACAGGCGCCGGCACGACGGGCGGCGGCCCCGTCAACTACACGCATCCCGGCCGCCAGACGACCACACCGCCGCCGCCCCCGCCGACCGCGGCCCCGGCCGAGCCCGGCAGGCCCGCCCAGCCCGTGGCGGGCGACGCGACCGGCTGGTCCATGGAGGAGCGGCTCTACAACCAGGTGTGGGGCATGTTCGAGGACCTGGCCCGCACCATGGCGGCGTACCGAAGCGCCGTGGACTTCGCCGATTCCCGCATGGAGCAGGAGCTCGACAAGGTCCTCTCCGACCCCCGCAGCCGCATCGGCAACACGGGCGACGCCGCGCGCGAGGCCGCCCGCGCCAAGCACGGCCTCCTCGTCGACCAGGCGAGGGCCGCCCTCGACCGCGACCTGGGCCAGCTCGCCGCCGAGTCCGAGGTCGTCGAGCCCGCCCTGCCCGCCCCGTACGCGGGCTGGGACAGCCCCGTCTGGCACGGCTACCGCGTCCCCATGGAGATCCCCATGGCGCTGCGCCTGGGCGACCTGCATCTGCCCGAGCGCCCCGACCTGCGGATTCCCATGCTGGTCCGGCTGCCGCTCGAGCGCGGCCTGTGGATCGACAGCGGCCGCTCGTCCGGCACGGACTCCCTGGCCGACGCCGACCAGCTGCGCCGCCTCGCCATGGACAGCGCCGTCGCGCACGCCGCACGGCTGCTCGCTGCCTACCCGCCGAACGAGTTCTCGGTGCACGTCATCGACGCGGCGGGCACGGCGGCCGGCGCCCTCGCCCCGCTGGTCACGTCGGGCGTGCTCGCCGAGCCCCCGGCCTCCGGCGCGGCAGGCGTGTCGGCCGTGCTCGCCAAGCTCACCCAGCGCGTCGACCTGGTGCAGATGGCGATCCGCGCGGGCGCCGCCGACGCGCTGCCGCCGGACCTGGACACCGCCGAGCAGCTCCTGATCGTCAACGACTTCCCGCACGGCTTCGACGACCGCGCCGTCACCCAGCTCCGCTACCTCGCGGACGAGGGCCCGGCGGTCGGCGTGCACCTGATGATGGTCGCCGACCGGGAGGACGCCGCCGAGTACGGCCCGCTGCTCGACCCCCTGTGGCGTGCGCTGCTCCGCGTGACGCCGGTGGCGGACGACCACCTCGCCGACCCGTGGGTCGGCCACGCGTGGACGTACGAACCGCCGATGGCGCCGCCCGGCAGCCAGGTGGTTCAGCAGGTCCTGAACCAGGTGGGGCAGGCGCGCCGCACGGGCGGCCGCTGA
- a CDS encoding TerC family protein codes for MTLWVLTILGLCALIAVDFFIGRKPHDVSIKEAGIWTVVWIVLAALFGVGLLIWGGGQAGGEFFAGFITEKSLSVDNLFVFILIMAKFSVPSHLQQRVLLFGVLIALVLRAIFIAAGAAVIANFSWVFYIFGAFLIYTAWKLIQEARSGDDEEEWEENRLLKAAERKFGVADQYHGTKLFIQKNGKKIMTPLMIVMLAIGTTDVLFAMDSIPAIFGLTQDPYIVFTANAFALMGLRQLYFLIGGLLKKLVHLSYGLSVILGFIGVKLVLHALHENGVHVPEISIPVSLGVICGVLVITTITSLMATKKQTEKEAAEKAADETPKDSIEA; via the coding sequence ATGACCCTTTGGGTGCTGACCATTCTTGGTCTGTGTGCCCTGATCGCGGTCGACTTCTTCATCGGCCGCAAGCCGCACGACGTATCGATCAAGGAAGCCGGAATCTGGACGGTCGTCTGGATCGTGCTGGCCGCGCTCTTCGGAGTGGGCCTGCTGATCTGGGGCGGTGGCCAGGCGGGCGGCGAGTTCTTCGCGGGCTTCATCACCGAGAAGTCACTCAGCGTCGACAACCTCTTCGTCTTCATCCTGATCATGGCGAAGTTCTCGGTGCCGAGCCACCTCCAGCAGCGGGTGCTGCTGTTCGGTGTGCTGATCGCGCTCGTCCTGCGAGCGATCTTCATCGCCGCCGGCGCCGCGGTCATCGCCAACTTCTCCTGGGTCTTCTACATCTTCGGCGCGTTCCTGATCTACACCGCCTGGAAGCTCATCCAGGAGGCGCGCTCCGGGGACGACGAAGAGGAGTGGGAGGAGAACCGCCTCCTGAAGGCCGCCGAGCGGAAGTTCGGCGTCGCCGACCAGTACCACGGCACCAAGCTGTTCATCCAGAAGAACGGCAAGAAGATCATGACGCCCCTCATGATCGTCATGCTCGCCATCGGCACCACCGATGTGCTCTTCGCGATGGACTCGATCCCCGCGATCTTCGGCCTCACCCAGGACCCGTACATCGTCTTCACGGCGAATGCCTTCGCTCTGATGGGTCTGCGACAGCTGTACTTCCTCATCGGCGGACTGCTCAAGAAGCTGGTCCACCTCAGCTACGGCCTGTCGGTCATCCTGGGCTTCATCGGCGTGAAGCTGGTCCTGCACGCCCTGCACGAGAACGGCGTGCACGTCCCCGAGATCTCCATCCCGGTCTCGCTCGGCGTCATCTGCGGTGTCCTGGTCATCACGACGATCACCAGCCTCATGGCCACCAAGAAGCAGACGGAGAAGGAGGCCGCGGAGAAGGCGGCCGACGAGACTCCGAAGGACAGCATCGAGGCCTGA
- a CDS encoding calcium:proton antiporter: MITRLRELTTRWTAAVPVLAVVLLALTWGRDLPGPVVAVVTLVLAGAVLAAVHHAEVIAHRVGEPFGSLVLAVAVTIIEVALIVTLMVDGGDKSATLARDTVFAAVMITCNGIVGICLLAGALRHRVAVFNPEGTGAALATVATLATLSLVLPTFTTSKRGPEFSTAQLTFAALASLVLYGLFVATQTVRHRDYFLPITRKGEVIDSEHAEGPTNRAALISVGLLGLALIGVVGLAKGVSPTIESGVENAGMPHAVVGVIIALLVLLPETIAALRATRRDRVQTSLNLALGSAMASIGLTIPAVAVASVWLSGPLVLGLGPTHMVLLALTVAVGTLTVVPGRATPLQGGVHLVVFAAYLELAVTP, from the coding sequence ATGATCACTCGGCTCCGGGAACTCACCACGCGGTGGACCGCGGCCGTACCGGTCCTCGCCGTCGTGCTGCTCGCCCTCACCTGGGGCCGCGATCTGCCGGGCCCGGTGGTCGCCGTGGTGACGCTGGTGCTCGCCGGGGCCGTGCTCGCCGCCGTGCACCACGCCGAGGTGATCGCGCACCGCGTCGGTGAACCCTTCGGCTCCCTCGTCCTTGCGGTCGCCGTCACGATCATCGAGGTCGCGCTGATCGTGACGCTCATGGTGGACGGCGGCGACAAGAGCGCGACGCTGGCCCGCGACACCGTGTTCGCCGCCGTGATGATCACCTGCAACGGCATCGTCGGGATCTGCCTGCTCGCGGGCGCGCTGCGGCACCGCGTCGCCGTCTTCAACCCGGAGGGCACCGGAGCCGCCCTCGCGACCGTCGCCACGCTCGCCACCCTCAGCCTGGTCCTGCCGACCTTCACCACGAGCAAGCGGGGGCCCGAGTTCTCCACGGCGCAGCTCACCTTCGCCGCGCTCGCATCGCTCGTCCTGTACGGCCTGTTCGTGGCGACCCAGACCGTGCGCCACCGCGACTACTTCCTGCCGATCACGCGCAAGGGCGAGGTGATCGACTCCGAGCACGCCGAGGGCCCGACCAACCGCGCCGCGCTGATCAGCGTCGGCCTGCTCGGCCTCGCCCTGATCGGTGTGGTCGGCCTCGCCAAGGGGGTCTCCCCGACGATCGAGTCCGGCGTGGAGAACGCCGGCATGCCGCACGCCGTGGTCGGCGTGATCATCGCGCTGCTCGTGCTGCTCCCGGAGACCATCGCCGCCCTGCGCGCAACGCGCCGCGACCGCGTACAGACCAGCCTGAACCTCGCCCTCGGCTCCGCGATGGCCAGCATCGGCCTGACCATCCCGGCCGTCGCGGTCGCCTCGGTGTGGCTCTCCGGGCCACTGGTGCTCGGCCTCGGCCCGACCCATATGGTGCTGCTCGCGCTGACCGTCGCCGTCGGCACGCTCACGGTCGTGCCGGGACGCGCCACGCCGTTGCAGGGCGGGGTCCATCTCGTGGTGTTCGCCGCCTACCTGGAGCTCGCGGTCACGCCGTGA
- a CDS encoding MFS transporter, which translates to MHKSHSPARTPSLPRLAAASLAGTAIEFYDFFIYGTAAALVLGPLFFPTFSPLAGTLAAFATFGVGFVARPLGSVLFGHIGDRHGRRPVLIVSLLLTGLATVAVGCVPTYASIGTAAPVLLLVLRFLQGLGLGGEWGGAVLLTAEHAPAERRGLWASFPQMGPPLGFLLANGIMLTLSATLTDAQFASWGWRVPFWAAGVLATAGLALRTSLAESPSFLELREHARVPLAEVVRDHWRLVLLTAGALAVGYAVFYAVTTWSLAYAVERLDVSRTVMLACIMAAVVVKGALTPVAAVLGDRFGRRPLCLLGCALSALWMFPMIALLATGEPLLMFLGFLVAMLAFITMFAVIAAYLPELYEPRVRCTGAAVGYNLGGVLGGALTPIVATAVAQGDGTPWGVAAYLTGVALLSLGCFALLPETRPVPEPAPVTA; encoded by the coding sequence ATGCACAAGAGCCACTCCCCTGCCAGGACTCCCTCTCTGCCGCGGCTCGCGGCCGCCTCGCTCGCCGGGACCGCCATCGAGTTCTACGACTTCTTCATCTACGGGACGGCCGCGGCGCTGGTGCTCGGGCCGCTGTTCTTTCCGACGTTCTCTCCGCTGGCGGGAACTCTCGCCGCCTTCGCGACATTCGGAGTGGGCTTTGTGGCCCGGCCGCTCGGCTCCGTCCTCTTCGGGCACATCGGCGACCGGCACGGGCGGCGCCCCGTCCTCATCGTCTCGCTGCTCCTGACGGGCCTCGCGACGGTCGCCGTCGGCTGTGTGCCCACGTACGCGTCGATCGGTACGGCCGCTCCGGTGCTTCTCCTGGTGCTGCGTTTTCTCCAAGGGCTCGGGCTGGGCGGCGAGTGGGGCGGGGCGGTGCTGCTGACCGCCGAGCACGCGCCGGCCGAGCGGCGCGGGCTGTGGGCGAGCTTTCCGCAGATGGGCCCCCCGCTCGGTTTCCTGCTCGCCAACGGCATCATGCTGACGCTCTCGGCGACCCTCACCGACGCGCAGTTCGCCTCCTGGGGATGGCGGGTGCCGTTCTGGGCGGCGGGCGTGCTCGCAACGGCCGGGCTCGCGCTGCGCACGTCCCTCGCGGAGAGCCCCAGCTTCCTCGAACTGCGGGAGCACGCGCGCGTGCCGCTCGCCGAAGTGGTGCGCGACCACTGGCGCCTGGTCCTGCTCACGGCGGGCGCGCTGGCCGTCGGGTACGCGGTGTTCTACGCCGTCACGACGTGGTCCCTGGCCTACGCGGTGGAGCGGCTCGACGTGAGCCGTACGGTCATGCTCGCCTGCATCATGGCGGCGGTCGTGGTGAAGGGCGCGCTGACTCCCGTGGCCGCCGTGCTCGGCGACCGCTTCGGACGGCGCCCCCTGTGTCTGCTCGGATGCGCGCTTTCGGCGCTGTGGATGTTCCCGATGATCGCGCTCCTGGCGACCGGTGAGCCGCTGCTGATGTTCCTCGGCTTCCTGGTGGCGATGCTCGCGTTCATCACGATGTTCGCGGTGATCGCCGCGTATCTGCCCGAGCTGTACGAGCCTCGGGTGCGCTGCACCGGCGCCGCGGTGGGCTACAACCTGGGCGGGGTGCTCGGCGGCGCGCTCACCCCGATCGTGGCGACGGCGGTGGCGCAGGGGGACGGGACTCCGTGGGGCGTCGCGGCGTATCTGACGGGGGTCGCCCTGCTGAGCCTGGGGTGCTTCGCGCTGCTGCCGGAGACCCGGCCGGTTCCGGAGCCGGCCCCCGTCACGGCGTGA
- the aroQ gene encoding type II 3-dehydroquinate dehydratase, with the protein MTRTLANAPIMILNGPNLNLLGQRQPEIYGSDTLADVEALCAKAAAAHGGTVDLRQSNHEGQLVDWIHEAREHHAGIVINPAAYSHTSVAILDALNTCDGMPVLEVHISNIHQREAFRHHSYVSQRADGVIAGCGVQGYVFAVERVAALVGKA; encoded by the coding sequence ATGACGCGCACTCTTGCCAACGCCCCGATCATGATCCTGAACGGCCCCAACCTGAACCTGCTCGGTCAGCGCCAGCCCGAGATCTACGGCTCCGACACCCTCGCCGACGTCGAGGCGCTGTGCGCCAAGGCGGCCGCCGCGCACGGCGGCACCGTGGACCTGCGGCAGAGCAACCACGAGGGCCAGTTGGTGGACTGGATCCACGAGGCGCGCGAGCACCACGCAGGCATCGTCATCAACCCGGCGGCGTACTCGCACACCTCGGTCGCGATCCTGGACGCGCTCAACACCTGTGACGGAATGCCGGTGTTGGAGGTGCACATCTCCAACATCCACCAGCGGGAGGCGTTCCGGCACCACAGTTACGTCTCCCAGCGCGCCGACGGCGTCATCGCCGGGTGCGGCGTGCAGGGCTACGTCTTCGCGGTGGAGCGGGTGGCCGCACTGGTCGGCAAGGCCTGA
- a CDS encoding MBL fold metallo-hydrolase, which yields MTYSGAVKVGGGADVHELQDLMISKVAVGPMDNNAYLLRCRATGEQLLIDAANDSGTLLTLIGGDGIASVVTTHQHGDHWQALAAVVAATGARTYAGREDAPGIPVPTDVPLVDGDTVRVGQVSLTARHLVGHTPGSIALVYDDPHGHPHVFTGDCLFPGGIGNTHSDPQAFASLLHDVETKIFGALPDESWVYPGHGNDTTLGAERPHLPEWRQRGW from the coding sequence ATGACGTACAGCGGAGCAGTGAAGGTCGGCGGCGGTGCGGACGTGCACGAGCTGCAGGACCTGATGATCTCGAAGGTCGCGGTCGGCCCGATGGACAACAACGCCTATCTGCTGCGTTGCCGGGCCACGGGCGAGCAGCTCCTGATCGACGCGGCGAACGACTCCGGGACGCTGCTCACGCTGATCGGTGGCGACGGCATCGCGTCCGTCGTCACCACCCACCAGCACGGCGACCACTGGCAGGCCCTTGCCGCGGTCGTCGCCGCGACCGGGGCGCGGACCTACGCGGGCCGCGAGGACGCGCCCGGCATCCCGGTGCCCACGGACGTCCCGCTCGTCGACGGCGACACCGTGCGGGTCGGCCAGGTGTCGCTCACCGCGCGCCACTTGGTGGGCCACACCCCGGGCTCGATCGCCCTCGTGTACGACGACCCGCACGGCCACCCGCACGTCTTCACCGGCGACTGCCTCTTCCCTGGCGGCATCGGCAACACCCACAGCGATCCGCAGGCCTTCGCGAGCCTGCTGCACGACGTCGAGACGAAGATCTTCGGTGCGCTCCCCGACGAGAGCTGGGTCTACCCGGGCCACGGGAACGACACGACGCTGGGCGCCGAGCGCCCGCATCTGCCGGAGTGGCGTCAGCGGGGCTGGTGA
- a CDS encoding maleylpyruvate isomerase family mycothiol-dependent enzyme, with the protein MIDHVRDLASVRDATDRLLTAAAKLNNDSTAEPSRLPGWSRGHVLAHLARNADALVNVLAGRPMYVSGEARDADIERDAPRPLAEQLDDVRDSAARFEAQAAVPADWSRTIEMRNGVTDSASRVPFRRWVEVELHHVDLGIGYELEDLPDEFVQREIAFLAARFSGNPDVPPTRITDGTHAWTTGRDGEPEVTVSGSAPDVVGWLSGRRGGTALTAEGGLLPALPPL; encoded by the coding sequence ATGATTGATCATGTGCGCGACCTGGCGTCTGTACGTGACGCGACCGACCGGCTGCTCACCGCAGCCGCGAAACTGAACAACGATTCGACCGCGGAGCCGTCACGCCTCCCGGGCTGGAGCCGTGGCCACGTCCTCGCCCATCTCGCCCGTAACGCGGACGCGCTCGTCAACGTCCTCGCCGGGCGGCCGATGTACGTCAGCGGCGAGGCACGGGACGCGGACATCGAGCGGGACGCCCCGCGGCCACTGGCCGAGCAGCTCGACGACGTACGCGACAGCGCGGCCCGCTTCGAGGCACAGGCCGCCGTCCCCGCCGACTGGTCCCGCACCATCGAGATGCGCAACGGAGTCACCGACTCCGCGTCGCGGGTGCCGTTCCGGCGGTGGGTCGAGGTGGAGCTGCACCATGTCGACCTCGGCATCGGGTACGAGCTCGAGGACCTGCCCGATGAATTCGTGCAGCGCGAGATCGCGTTCCTCGCCGCACGCTTCTCGGGGAACCCCGACGTGCCGCCCACCCGCATCACGGACGGCACGCACGCGTGGACCACCGGCCGCGACGGCGAGCCCGAAGTCACCGTCTCCGGGTCCGCGCCCGACGTCGTCGGCTGGCTCTCCGGGCGCCGCGGCGGCACCGCACTGACGGCCGAAGGCGGCCTCCTGCCCGCCCTGCCGCCGCTATAG
- the uvrA gene encoding excinuclease ABC subunit UvrA gives MADRLIVRGAREHNLKNVSLDLPRDSLIVFTGLSGSGKSSLAFDTIFAEGQRRYVESLSSYARQFLGQMDKPDVDFIEGLSPAVSIDQKSTSRNPRSTVGTITEVYDYLRLLFARIGKPHCPECGRPISRQSPQAIVDKVLELPEGSRFQVLSPLVRERKGEFVDLFADLQTKGYSRARVDGETIQLSEPPTLKKQEKHTIEVVIDRLTVKDSAKRRLTDSVETALGLSGGMVVLDFVDLPEDDPERERMYSEHLYCPYDDLSFEELEPRSFSFNSPFGACPDCTGIGTRMEVDPELIVPDEDKSLDEGAIHPWSHGHTKDYFGRLVGALADALGFSTDMPWAGLPQRAKKALLHGHKTQIEVRYRNRYGRERVYTTAFEGAVPFVKRRHSEAESDASRERFEGYMREVPCPTCEGTRLKPIVLAVTVMGRSIAEVSAMSISDCADFLAELKLGARDKKIAERVLKEVNERLRFLVDVGLDYLSLNRAAGTLSGGEAQRIRLATQIGSGLVGVLYVLDEPSIGLHQRDNHRLIETLVRLRDMGNTLIVVEHDEDTIKVADWVVDIGPGAGEHGGKVVHSGSMKELLANDKSITGQYLSGKRSIPVPDIRRPADPSRQLTVHGARENNLQDIDVSFPLGVLTAVTGVSGSGKSTLVNDILYTHLARELNGARSVPGRHTRVDGDDLVDKVVHVDQSPIGRTPRSNPATYTGVFDHVRKLFAETMEAKVRGYLPGRFSFNVKGGRCENCSGDGTIKIEMNFLPDVYVPCEVCHGARYNRETLDVHYKGKSIAEVLDMPIEEALDFFEAVPAIARHLRTLNDVGLGYVRLGQSAPTLSGGEAQRVKLASELQKRSTGRTVYVLDEPTTGLHFEDISKLITVLSGLVDKGNTVIVIEHNLDVIKTADWVVDMGPEGGNGGGLVIAEGTPEEVAGVPASHTGKFLRDIISADRISDGASQGRQRRVASAPVAKKTAAKKVAAKKVAAKKVAKARKS, from the coding sequence GTGGCCGACCGTCTCATCGTCCGTGGCGCGCGCGAGCACAATCTCAAGAACGTCTCGCTCGACCTCCCGCGTGACTCCCTCATCGTGTTCACCGGACTCTCCGGGTCGGGCAAGTCCTCGCTCGCGTTCGACACGATCTTCGCCGAGGGCCAGCGGCGGTACGTCGAGTCGCTCTCCTCGTACGCCCGGCAGTTCCTCGGTCAGATGGACAAGCCGGACGTCGACTTCATCGAGGGCCTCTCGCCCGCGGTCTCGATCGACCAGAAGTCGACCTCGCGCAACCCGCGCTCGACGGTCGGCACGATCACCGAGGTGTACGACTACCTCCGCCTGCTCTTCGCGCGCATCGGCAAGCCGCACTGCCCCGAGTGCGGCCGCCCCATCTCGCGGCAGTCGCCGCAGGCCATCGTCGACAAGGTCCTCGAGCTGCCCGAGGGCAGCCGCTTCCAGGTACTGTCCCCGCTGGTGCGCGAGCGCAAGGGCGAGTTCGTCGACCTCTTCGCCGACCTCCAGACCAAGGGCTACAGCCGCGCGCGGGTCGACGGCGAGACGATCCAGCTCTCCGAGCCGCCCACGCTCAAGAAGCAGGAGAAGCACACCATCGAGGTCGTCATCGACCGCCTCACGGTGAAGGACTCCGCCAAGCGCCGCCTGACCGACTCCGTGGAGACCGCCCTCGGCCTCTCCGGAGGCATGGTCGTACTCGACTTCGTCGACCTCCCCGAGGACGACCCCGAGCGCGAGCGGATGTACTCGGAGCACCTGTACTGCCCGTACGACGACCTGTCGTTCGAGGAGCTGGAGCCGCGCTCCTTCTCCTTCAACTCGCCCTTCGGCGCTTGCCCGGACTGCACGGGTATCGGTACGCGCATGGAGGTCGACCCCGAGCTGATCGTCCCGGACGAGGACAAGTCGCTCGACGAGGGCGCCATCCACCCCTGGTCGCACGGCCACACCAAGGACTACTTCGGCCGGCTCGTGGGAGCCCTCGCCGACGCCCTCGGGTTCTCCACCGACATGCCCTGGGCGGGCCTGCCGCAGCGCGCCAAGAAGGCGCTCCTGCACGGGCACAAGACGCAGATCGAGGTCCGCTACCGGAACAGGTACGGCCGCGAGCGGGTCTACACCACCGCCTTCGAAGGCGCCGTCCCCTTCGTCAAGCGCCGCCACAGCGAGGCCGAGAGCGACGCGAGCCGCGAGCGCTTCGAGGGCTATATGCGCGAGGTGCCCTGCCCCACCTGTGAGGGCACGCGCCTCAAGCCGATCGTCCTGGCCGTCACGGTCATGGGCCGGTCCATCGCCGAGGTCTCCGCGATGTCCATCAGCGACTGCGCGGACTTCCTCGCCGAGCTGAAGCTGGGCGCCCGCGACAAGAAGATCGCCGAGCGGGTCCTGAAGGAGGTCAACGAACGGCTGCGCTTCCTGGTCGACGTCGGCCTGGACTATCTCTCCCTGAACCGCGCGGCGGGCACCCTCTCCGGAGGCGAGGCCCAGCGCATCCGCCTGGCCACGCAGATCGGCTCCGGCCTGGTCGGCGTGCTCTACGTCCTGGACGAACCGTCCATCGGACTCCACCAGCGCGACAACCACCGGCTCATCGAGACCCTCGTACGCCTGCGGGACATGGGCAACACGCTCATCGTCGTCGAGCACGACGAGGACACCATCAAGGTCGCCGACTGGGTCGTCGACATCGGCCCCGGCGCGGGCGAGCACGGCGGCAAGGTCGTGCACAGCGGCTCCATGAAGGAGCTGCTCGCCAACGACAAGTCGATCACCGGGCAGTATCTGTCGGGCAAGAGGTCCATCCCGGTCCCGGACATCCGCCGCCCGGCGGACCCCTCCCGTCAGCTGACGGTGCACGGGGCCCGGGAGAACAACCTCCAGGACATCGACGTCTCCTTCCCGCTCGGCGTCCTCACCGCCGTCACGGGTGTCTCGGGCTCGGGCAAGTCGACGCTCGTGAACGACATCCTCTACACGCACCTGGCAAGGGAGTTGAACGGCGCACGGTCGGTTCCCGGCCGCCACACGCGCGTGGACGGCGACGACCTCGTCGACAAGGTCGTGCACGTCGACCAGTCGCCCATCGGCCGTACGCCGCGGTCGAACCCGGCGACGTACACCGGAGTCTTCGACCACGTCCGCAAGCTCTTCGCGGAGACGATGGAGGCGAAGGTGCGGGGCTATCTGCCCGGCCGCTTCTCCTTCAACGTCAAGGGCGGCCGCTGCGAGAACTGCTCCGGCGACGGCACCATCAAGATCGAGATGAACTTCCTGCCGGACGTGTACGTGCCGTGCGAGGTCTGCCACGGCGCGCGGTACAACCGCGAGACGCTGGACGTCCACTACAAGGGCAAGTCCATCGCCGAGGTCCTGGACATGCCGATCGAGGAGGCGCTCGACTTCTTCGAGGCCGTGCCGGCGATCGCCCGCCACCTGCGCACGCTCAACGACGTGGGTCTGGGGTACGTCCGTCTCGGGCAGTCCGCGCCGACGCTCTCCGGAGGCGAGGCCCAGCGCGTGAAGCTGGCGAGCGAGCTCCAGAAGCGGTCCACGGGCCGGACCGTGTATGTCCTGGACGAGCCGACCACCGGTCTGCACTTCGAGGACATCAGCAAGCTGATCACGGTGCTCTCCGGGCTTGTCGACAAGGGCAACACGGTCATCGTCATCGAGCACAACCTCGACGTCATCAAGACGGCCGACTGGGTCGTCGACATGGGTCCCGAGGGTGGCAACGGCGGCGGTCTGGTCATCGCCGAGGGCACGCCCGAGGAGGTCGCCGGGGTTCCGGCGAGCCACACGGGCAAGTTCCTGCGGGACATCATCTCGGCGGACCGCATCAGTGATGGGGCCTCGCAGGGGCGTCAGCGGAGGGTTGCCTCTGCCCCTGTGGCTAAGAAGACCGCGGCCAAGAAGGTTGCCGCCAAGAAGGTTGCCGCGAAGAAGGTGGCCAAGGCTCGTAAGAGCTGA